CGGGGCCACGTGGTCGGATCCGGGCCTGCTGAGCCTTGAGGAGGGCTGGATGGTGCGCGGCCGGCCCATCGTGCTGGCAACCGGCCGCTGGCTGCTGCCGGTCTATCACGAGGTGGGCAGCGACCGGGAGCGCGTGGAACCGGAGACGTCTTCGTTCTTTCTGATCCGCGACCCCGGCTCGCAGGAATGGAAGCCGAGCGGGAAGATCCGCTCGAAGAACGGCAATCTTCAGCCCGCTCCTGTCGAGCTTGCGCCTGGCCACGTGCTGGCGTTCTGCCGCAGGGGCGGCGGCTACGAGCCCGGCGAACGCGGCTTCATCGTGGCGGCTGAATCCCGCGACGGCGGCATGACGTGGAGCGAGGGACGCGACACGGATCTGCCGAATCCGAACTCCGCGATCGAGCTGATCCGGCTGCAGAGCGGGCGGCTGCTGCTCGTCTACAACCCGACGATGTACGGGCGGTCTCCGCTGACGGCTGCGCTGAGCGAAGACGGGGGCAGGACGTGGAAATGGCGGCGCAATCTGGCCGAGGGCAAGGATTCTTTCGCCTATCCGAGCGCCGTGCAGACGGCGGACGGGCGCATTCACGTCGTTTATACGAGCGACGAGCGCAAGGTGGTGCGCCGCGCGGTTTTCCGCGAGTCCGACATCATGGAAGGGGCTGCCGCGCATTGACTTTGGATTTTCACTCCGGTGTATATTGGGGGAGTAGGGAGCGAGTCCTGAGGCTTCCCACCAACAACGGCATCTCCACAATTCGGGCGCGCGCCGGCAGCGAGATTCGGTGCACGCCCGTTTTCCGTTTGCGGAGATGCGGAATCCACAAGGTGTCCATCCCCAGAAACAGACTGCATGCATCCTAGATTTTCCCGCCCGCGCGTCAGAGTCCGAGAGAACGTGAACGAAGCCATCCGGGCGCGAGAGGTGCGCGCCGTGTTCCCCGATGGCGTCGTCGAGATCATGCCGACGCAACAGGCGATCCGGCGCGCCAAGGAAATGGGGCTCGACCTGATCCTGGTGTCCCCCACGGCCGAACCTCCCGTCGCCAAGGCGATGGACTACGGCCAGTGGCAGTACGAGCAGAAGAAGAAGCAGCAGGAGGCGAAGAAGAAGCAGCACGTGATCCAGGTGAAGGAGCTGAAATTCCGGCCCAATACCGACGATCACGACTACAACTTCAAGCTGAAGCACGCCATCCGCTTCCTGACGGAAGGCAACCGCGTGAAGGCGGTGGTGCAGTTCCGCGGCCGCGAAATCGCCCACGCCGACCTGGGCAAGAACCTGCTGATGCGTCTGGCCGGGGACCTGGCGCAGTACGGGACTGTCGAGGGGCAGCCCCGGCTCGAGGGCCGCTTTGCGCACATCATCATCACGCCGGTGAAAAAGGAAGCCAAGAAGGAGAAGCCCGCGGAGCCGAAGCCTGCCGCGCCTCCGCCCGCCGCGCCCGAGCCGGAAGCGCCGCAGGGCTGAGGGCTGATTCTCTCGTCTCCGGGCCCCCTTGCCGGGGGCCGGCCGCATCGCCGGCGTGCGGAATCCTGCCGGGAAGAAAGAGCGCAGACAACGCCCATCAGAATGCAGCCTGAACGGAACATTGCTGTCTTGCCATACACACAAAAAGTGTGTATGGTGACGGCAGGAGTCCCGCGATCCCGGGACAGGATATGACCAAGCGCATTAACGTAGTGTTGCCGGTCGAGACAATCCGCCTCCTTGACCGCGCCGCGCCGAAAGGCCAGCGGAGCCGGCTTATCTCGGAAGCGGTGCATTACTACATGGAAAACCAGGCCAAGCGCAGGATGGCCGGGCGTCTGAAATCAGGGGCTCTGGCCGGCGCCCGCCGCGACCTGGAAATCGCCGGGGAATGGTTCGCGCTGGACGAGGAGGCATGGCAAGCCGCGAAGCCCGGAAGAAAGCGCCACAGATAGGCCCGCCACGCAGAGGCGAAATCTATCCGGTGAACCTTGACCCGGCGGTCGGCGCCGAAATCCGGAAGACGCGGCCGGCTCTGGTGATCCAGAACGACATCAGCAACCGCCATAGCCCCGTCACCATTGTTGCGGCGATCACCTCGAAGTTCGGTGATCCGCCCTATCCCACCGAAGTCATTCTGGAACCTGAAGAATCCGGCCTGCCGCTGCGCTCCGCCGTGCTGCTGAACCAGATCCGTACCGTAGACAGGCAGCGTCTGGTGAAACGCCTTGGCCGGGCAGCGGCAGCAACAATGGTTCAGGTGGACCGGGCGCTCCAGATCAGCCTCGGACTCATCAGACTCTGATCCGCGCAGGGCGCGCCAATGACGCGACCGGCCTCCCCCGCCGCGCCCGAGCCGGAAGCGCCGCAGGGCTGAGGGCGGCGGGCCCCTGTTCCAGCGCGAGGCTCCGTGCGGCGGTGGTCGTGCGCCGTTATCACCCGCTATTTTCCGGCCTGCGGGGCGCAAGTTCAGCCGCCTGGAGGCGCCTGCCCGCGGCGTCTGCTCAAAGCCGGAGCTGATCCCGCAGCCGCTGGCCGTCCGCCGGCATTACCACGAGTAATGCACCGTGTAGCGGATTACCGCCTCCCCGCCCGGTGCAATGACGGGCTGGAACTCAATCGTCCGTGCGTCCGTTTTCCTATACTCCTGCGATGCGGACGAGATCTCCCACTGCGTCCAGCGGTACATGTGCTCCACCACCCGCACGGTGACCGGCTCTTTCTTGTGATTGCGCACCTTGATCTCGAAGCTCTCGTCCACCCAGCGGTTGCCCGAGTCCGCGACGAAATTCGTCTGCCGCCGTTCGCCCACAAGATCGAACGCGTTGCCCATGTAGAGGCGCACGGTTTCGTCCTTCGGCGTATGGTCGATCCGGTCCTCTCCGACAAACTCATTGCGTCCGTCCGCGTCCCGCCTGTAGATCTTCACCGCCCCGCGGGGCAGCGGCATGCCCAGACGGGATTGTTCGGAGTTCTGAAACTCGAGCATCACCCACACTTTCGAGCTTGAGTTCGCACCGTATTCGGGCAGTTTGCGGAGAGTCGATGGATCCCAGCCCCGGAATCTCGGATCCGACCTGAACCCGTCATAGATGTAGAGACGCTTCGCCGGAACGCCCGTGGCGCGGACGAATTCCACCTGTTTGATCTCGCGGTCCAGGACCGTCGTTGGCCGCTCCAGTGTATACAGGTGATACTCCTCGAACGAGCGCTCGGCCACGGCGGGAGCGGACGCAAGGCTCTCCGCCAACGCCAGGTTCACCCTGCGCACTGGCGGTTCCTCCTGCGCCCGGGCCACGTCGCCTGCCATCAGCCTGATCCGGGCGTTTTCAAAATCTTTCCCGCTCATGTTTTCCAGCGTGACCCAGCCAGAGAGGTCGAACACATCACCCTTTTCGGATGCCACCGCGTTGTAATTTGCCTCCCACCGCATCCCGCCGGTGAGATAGGAAAATTCCACCTCCTGATTGCCGTCCACTGCCGAATGCAGCCGCCATAAAAGCGTCGGCTTCAGAAACGCCTGTGGATCGAGAGCATCGAAGAGGGGTTTGCCGGGGAGGCCGAACTGGATCTTGCCCTCCACTTCCACGATGGGCTGCCCGCCGCCCTGAGGGTCTGCGTGGAGCATTTGAGCGGTCCGGTACTGCTGCCCGTAGCGCGAAAGCGCAGAGAGATGGGGCACATATCCGCTGCGGAGGATCCTGCCTTTGACGATTTTTCTCTCGCCAGTCTGGGGATGGACGACTTCGAAAGCCAGAACTCTGCCTTCCGATTTCCGCAGGAGCAAGCCCTCGCTGAGCGGGTCGCTCTCGTAATTCTGTTCAAGAATCTGGATCGAATCGGGTTGTCTGATATGGCGCAGCACCACGGATTCCGGTTCCAGGTGCGCGGTGATCCCGGTGACGCGGATCTCGTTTTCGCCCTTCTTCAGCTCAAGGACGCGCCTTTCCCTGACTGCAGCGAAATTCTGGTTGTAGATGGTGAGCTGCGTCTGTCCGCCGGCTGTTGCAAGCGCGACAATCCCGAGCCATGCGTGGAGTCTCATTGCGGCCTCCGCAGGGATCTCATTTATTTTCCCCCTGCTGTCCCTTATACGTCAGAATTTCACGGAAAGAGAGTAAGATTTTCCCCTCAGCGCCGCATCCTGATGCCACCTACGCAGGCGTGTTCGGGAAGGGATCCCCCGGCGCACGGAGCGCTTTCCGGCTGGAATCCTTCTCTGGCGGCTCAGCCGTCCCGCGCGCGCCGCGTCAGATCTCCAGGGGCGAAACCGGCACGCGCGAGCGGCGCCCTTCCACCACGACGATGCCGCTTTCGGTGACGTGGTATTTCTTGCGGTCGGCTTCCAGGTCGTAGCCGATGACGGCGTCTTCCGGCACGACAACGTTCTTGTCGAGGATGGCGCGCTTGATGCGGGCGCGGCGTCCGATATCGCAGTTGTCGAAGATGATCGAGTCTTCGACCACGGCGCCCGAGTGCACGCGCACGCCGCGGCCGATGACAGAGTTGCGCACCATGCCGCCGGCGAGAATCGAGCCGGAGCTGACGATGGAGTCGATCGCCTGTCCGCGGCGGTTCTCCTCGTCGAAGGTGAACTTGGCGGGCGGGTCGTCGTATCCGGCGGTGCGCAGCGGCCACTGCTTGTTATAGAGGTTCAGCACGGGGCTGACGGCGCGCAGATCCATGTTGGCGTCGTAGTAGGCGTCGATGGTGCCGACGTCGCGCCAGTAGACGGGCGCGCCGACGGGATCGCCGGGGATGTGGTTGGTGTTGAAGTCGTAGGCGAACACGTCGCCGCGGGCGACCCATTTCGGAAGAATGTCGCGCCCGAAATCATGGGTGGACTCTTCGTCGCGCGCGTCCTCGTACAGGTACTTGAGCAGTGCGGGGGTGGAGAACACGTAATTGCCCATCGACGCCAGCACGTGCGCGGGGTCTCCGGGAATGGTGGGCGCGTCCGCTTTTTTCTCGTGAAACGCCAGGATGCGGCCGTCTTCGGCCACTTCGATGACGCCGAATTCCGCGGCCATTTCCTTTGGCACCGGGATGGCGGCCACGGTGGCCTGCGCGCGCTTCTGTTCGTGATACTCGATCATCTCCCGCACATTCATGCGGTAGACGTGATCGGCGCCGAAGACGGCCACCAGGTGCGGTTCGGACTGCTCGATCAGGTTGATGTTCTGAAAGATCGCATCGGCGGTGCCGCGGTACCAGGTTTCGCCGGGCGAACGCATCTGCGCGGGCACGGGGATGATGTAGCGGTCCTTCAGAATGCCGGAAAACTCCCAGCCGTCGCGCAGGTGCTGCAGGAGAGACTGGCTCTTGAACTGGATGAGGACGTAGATGGAATGAAGGCCCGAGTTCACGAGGTTGGAAAGGACGAAATCAACGATGCGGTACTGGCCGCCGAAGGGGACTGCCGGCTTGGCGCGCTCTTTCGTGAGCGGGTAAAGCCGCGTGCCTTTTCCGCCGGCGAGGACGAATGAGAGAACGCGCAGATGCATCAGAGCAATCTCCTTCGGCGTGCATGATACCACCGGGCTTTGCAAGCGTGCTGTCTCACCTCGGGCGGCCGGGGGCGGCCGAGCAGGCGCTTTCGAGAGCTCTTCGCAGAGCCTCGCGCTGCTCCCCGCCGAGCGGCGCGCCGGCGCGTGTCACATAAAAGACGTCGATGGCCTTGTGGGCCCGGGTGTCGACCAGCACGAGGCGGATGTCGCATCCTTCCGAGGAAATGGCCGCGGCGAGATCGTGGAGCAGGGCGGGGCGGTCCTGGGCCACGACTTCCACGACGGTGGCATGCCCGGAAAGATCGTCGAAAAACGTGATGGCGGGCGGCATGCCGGCGGCGCGCGCGGGCAGGCGCGGCGCGGCGCGGCGGCGCAGCAGTTCCGCCGCGGAGACGCGGCCGAGGGCGGCCCGCAGCAGCGTTTCCATCAGCCGCTCCTGTTCAGGCGGATTGAGCTCGAGCGTGCGGTGCGGATCGGCGAACCGGAACGCATCGACG
This DNA window, taken from Bryobacteraceae bacterium, encodes the following:
- a CDS encoding glycosyl hydrolase, with translation MSVKFACAIWLCLFSAAAEIVTERIFGPEVPTGPYKHPASICALDNGDLLLVYYGGQGEYAQSTSVFLSRLPAGGRTWSEPRAVARDPFRSTGNGVCWQDPTGRVWLFYVIRFGETWSTSRIAAKVSDDRGATWSDPGLLSLEEGWMVRGRPIVLATGRWLLPVYHEVGSDRERVEPETSSFFLIRDPGSQEWKPSGKIRSKNGNLQPAPVELAPGHVLAFCRRGGGYEPGERGFIVAAESRDGGMTWSEGRDTDLPNPNSAIELIRLQSGRLLLVYNPTMYGRSPLTAALSEDGGRTWKWRRNLAEGKDSFAYPSAVQTADGRIHVVYTSDERKVVRRAVFRESDIMEGAAAH
- the glgC gene encoding glucose-1-phosphate adenylyltransferase; this encodes MHLRVLSFVLAGGKGTRLYPLTKERAKPAVPFGGQYRIVDFVLSNLVNSGLHSIYVLIQFKSQSLLQHLRDGWEFSGILKDRYIIPVPAQMRSPGETWYRGTADAIFQNINLIEQSEPHLVAVFGADHVYRMNVREMIEYHEQKRAQATVAAIPVPKEMAAEFGVIEVAEDGRILAFHEKKADAPTIPGDPAHVLASMGNYVFSTPALLKYLYEDARDEESTHDFGRDILPKWVARGDVFAYDFNTNHIPGDPVGAPVYWRDVGTIDAYYDANMDLRAVSPVLNLYNKQWPLRTAGYDDPPAKFTFDEENRRGQAIDSIVSSGSILAGGMVRNSVIGRGVRVHSGAVVEDSIIFDNCDIGRRARIKRAILDKNVVVPEDAVIGYDLEADRKKYHVTESGIVVVEGRRSRVPVSPLEI
- a CDS encoding mRNA interferase yields the protein MASREARKKAPQIGPPRRGEIYPVNLDPAVGAEIRKTRPALVIQNDISNRHSPVTIVAAITSKFGDPPYPTEVILEPEESGLPLRSAVLLNQIRTVDRQRLVKRLGRAAAATMVQVDRALQISLGLIRL
- a CDS encoding DUF4139 domain-containing protein encodes the protein MRLHAWLGIVALATAGGQTQLTIYNQNFAAVRERRVLELKKGENEIRVTGITAHLEPESVVLRHIRQPDSIQILEQNYESDPLSEGLLLRKSEGRVLAFEVVHPQTGERKIVKGRILRSGYVPHLSALSRYGQQYRTAQMLHADPQGGGQPIVEVEGKIQFGLPGKPLFDALDPQAFLKPTLLWRLHSAVDGNQEVEFSYLTGGMRWEANYNAVASEKGDVFDLSGWVTLENMSGKDFENARIRLMAGDVARAQEEPPVRRVNLALAESLASAPAVAERSFEEYHLYTLERPTTVLDREIKQVEFVRATGVPAKRLYIYDGFRSDPRFRGWDPSTLRKLPEYGANSSSKVWVMLEFQNSEQSRLGMPLPRGAVKIYRRDADGRNEFVGEDRIDHTPKDETVRLYMGNAFDLVGERRQTNFVADSGNRWVDESFEIKVRNHKKEPVTVRVVEHMYRWTQWEISSASQEYRKTDARTIEFQPVIAPGGEAVIRYTVHYSW
- the infC gene encoding translation initiation factor IF-3, whose translation is MHPRFSRPRVRVRENVNEAIRAREVRAVFPDGVVEIMPTQQAIRRAKEMGLDLILVSPTAEPPVAKAMDYGQWQYEQKKKQQEAKKKQHVIQVKELKFRPNTDDHDYNFKLKHAIRFLTEGNRVKAVVQFRGREIAHADLGKNLLMRLAGDLAQYGTVEGQPRLEGRFAHIIITPVKKEAKKEKPAEPKPAAPPPAAPEPEAPQG